A genome region from Cerasicoccus sp. TK19100 includes the following:
- a CDS encoding peroxiredoxin, translated as MLRSFFSLAASLLFVAAVNCSAEELQLGSQLPDVTTVDQDGKELKLEDYADKPFLLVYFYPKADTGGCTQQGCSLRDAYAELTDMGVTVIGVSTDNAADQLAFKNKYRFPFTLVADQDHAVAEAFGVPMIANGKLTARQAYLFKDGKLVWVDKKASTAKQADDVKAAIGELG; from the coding sequence ATGCTTCGATCATTCTTCTCTCTCGCAGCCTCCCTGCTGTTTGTTGCCGCCGTTAATTGCTCCGCTGAAGAGCTCCAACTCGGCTCGCAACTTCCGGACGTAACCACCGTCGACCAGGACGGCAAAGAGCTCAAGCTCGAGGACTACGCGGACAAGCCGTTTTTACTCGTTTACTTTTACCCCAAGGCCGACACCGGCGGCTGCACCCAACAAGGCTGTAGCCTGCGTGATGCCTATGCGGAGTTGACCGATATGGGTGTGACCGTGATCGGCGTCAGCACTGACAACGCGGCGGATCAGTTGGCGTTTAAAAACAAGTATCGTTTTCCGTTTACCCTCGTCGCCGATCAGGACCACGCCGTGGCCGAGGCCTTTGGCGTCCCCATGATTGCCAACGGCAAGCTGACCGCCCGTCAGGCCTATCTCTTTAAAGATGGCAAGCTGGTCTGGGTGGACAAAAAGGCCTCCACCGCCAAGCAAGCCG